CACAGAAGCCAGTGATTTACACACAAAGGCCTCTGCACCAGGCTGAGTCTGTCTATTTCTCtctcatctatttatccatccatctacccatctatcaCTTAAAATTTAATGTCTTTTGATACTAGAGATATTCCtgatccactccagaccctggcTTCACCAgttaaatttaatcaaggagttttttttttttttttttttttgagatagagtcttgctcagtcgcccaggctggagtgcagtgacacgatctcagctcactgcaagctccgcttcctgggctcacgccattctcctgcctcagcctcctgagtagctgggactacaggtgcccgccatcacgcctagttcattttttgtatttttagtagagacggggttttaccgtgttagccaggatggtcttgatctcctgacctcgtgatccacccaccttggcctcccaaagtgctaggattacaggcgtgagccaccacgttcagCCTAATCAAGGATTTTGGTTGCCAACTatgaaagtgaaataatattTCTATGGTCAGATTTAAAGAGGATctactgtttaaaaatatttagagattaAAGGACAGATTTTAACAAAATAGGATCAGAtttatttaataatcatttttttctatatggatCTTAAGTCTATACATAAACTAAAACCCTTGGAGAAActccagttttatttctttagtcaGATCTCACAGCAATTTCATTGATAGCTTTCTGGATCCAAGTCCTGTGTTAAACCTCAACAGCAACCCCTTAGTATCTCTGTTTTTAAATAGTGTGAGGAGGAAGgagctgtggagaaaaggaagctTCCTCACACATCCTGCATTCATCCCTATGACATAAAGCTGTCTGTTTGAAGCAACATGGGTGGAGGGGGGTCTGAGTTGTTTTGGAGGGAGCTGGGGACCCTGTGGAGACCTTGTGACTTCCTGGTTACAGGTACTTGGCCTGGGCAGGTTTATGCTAAGCTTATTCTGAGCAGTGCAGGATTAGACCTCATTTTGGCTAATGCACAACAGCATCATGGGCTTGGGGAAAATGTGGGCTCCTAGCTCCTGACAGTCTTAGCTAGGCTAGGGATGCAGTGCCAGGGCCCGTTTTTCTGTAACTTTCCTCTTGGCCCCAGGactcagctggcaaggccagagGCTTAAAAACCTCACATTCTCTTGAGTACTGGTTGCCATAGAAACCTTCTTGGTGGAGGAGGGTCCCCAATCTTCTCTTATCTGGGTCATCTCCTTGTAGTGACTCCTATCTTGGCTCTTGGGGATAGATTTCACCTGATTCGAGAAAGAAATAGTCTTTGCACTATTCATGGTCTTCTGGAAACCAGATGAGTAAGATGGTACAGGGGCAGAGAGTGTAGTTTGATTTTATTCCATCTCAGAGGGGTCTGCTTAGTCTGtttgtctatctatctacctatcgtCAACCTGCCTATCATGCAACTACCTAGCTAccatccatctacctatccatccatcaatcTATCTATTGATCCATCTATCAATCTATTCATCATCCATGTGTCATCTATCTCCATCTATctccattgttttttctttccacagtTAGTTTATCATGTTTTTCTATTGATCTCTCAGGAGATTACAGCTTTGAGGagaattttttcttcctaaactATGAGCCTTTAATTAAACTCACACAGTATGCAACACAGGGACAGTCAATAAGCACATGGGTCCCTTACAGTCTTTGGACTTTTCTATGGGGACCCTCAAGGACAGATACATATAAGCAgtcagggaggaggcaggggtggTATAGGAGGAGATCTTGTAAATACATCTTCCTATTTCATCTTGCTTAGGGATGGCTATTTTCAGCGTTAACAATGTTAACAATCATCACAACTAACAGAAAGCAGCAGCATTACACAGTGCCCTGACCTTGATAGTTGCTCTGATGTATAATAATTAGACTGTGGTGTGACTTGTGTTTGATGGAGACATGCACTGAACCCAGCTTGGGGATACTGGAGGATGCTGACAGGTAAATGGCTCCCTCTAGGAATGCTTCCTTAGCCAGTTGTATCCTCACAGTTTACTCAGATGACATGTCTGAAGGACAGGTGCAAAAGAGGGAATGATGGAATTTTGATATTGTCCAGTGGCTTATCTTAtcttacctttatttatttatttatttattttggagacggagtctcactctgttccccaggctggagtgcagtggcgccatctcagctcactgtaagctccgcttcccgggttcacgccattctcctgcctcagcctcccgagtagctgggactacaggcacccgccacctcgcccggctagttttttgtatttttttagtagagacggggtttcaccgggttagccaggatggtctcgatctcctgatctcgtgatccgcccatctcggcctaccaaagtgctgggattacaggcttgagccaccgcgcccggccatcttatCTTTATAAACAAGTGCCCTGAAGGAGTGTTAAAAATCAGGATGTATGTCCCAAGTTCTTCAAAGCCAAGTCTTCCCAAGAATGGCTTATGGAGATTGGCCATGGAGAAAATGATTTCCTAATAGTCCTCTGTACAAACAGAGAGCTATTTTGCCCTgtacagagaaaaaaagggaagccTACAGTGACTGAACCAATGAGCAATTGTTGTGAATTCACTCAGAGTGATGTGAAGTTATGATGAatgcaaatttatttatattggaATGCTTTGTGGATTAGAAGAATATAAGGAAAAATGCCCCTTAGAGAAAAGTTCTTCTGAAGTCCTACCACCTCCTCCCATGGACCAGTATAAGAGAATACTTTTGAGGGAGATAGGACAGAAAtcagttgaaattttaaattttaatttatttatttttaatttttgtgggtatataggtgtttattatttatgtgaaataaaatgttttgatacaggtatgcaatgtgaaataagcacttcatgaagaatggggtatccatcccctcaggcatttatccactgagttgcaaacaatccaattatactcttttagttattttaaaatgtagttattattgactatagtcaccctgttgtgctatcaaatagtaggtcttattcatgcTTTTTAACTCACCTATGACAAAACTCAAAAGAATTTTACTCATAActtggaaagaaataattttctatactTGCACCAATTCTTTCCTTGACCGTCTCTTGTGTTCATACCAATCATGTGTTTGGCCCCATAACTCCAACGAAATGGCTTTTGTCAATGCTCCAATGAACTATATATTGCCAGTTCCATTTGTTAATACCTGTATTactctgttcttatgctgctatgaagaaatacctgagactgggtgatttataaagaggtttgattgtctcacagttccacatgtctggggaggcctcaggaaacttacaatcatggtggaaggggaaacaaacatgtccttcttcacatgatggcaggagagaAAAATGCCAAGTGAAGGGGGGAGGActccttataaaaccgtcagatctaaTGAGAacttactgtcatgagaacatcatgggggaaccacccccatgatctaattacctcccacaaggtcccttcCCCAGCACACGGTGATTataatttggattacaattcaaggtgagatttgggtggggtcagaGTCAGAACACATCAATACCCCATCCATTGCTGTAACTGTAGCATTTGACACTGTTGATCACTCCCAACACCACTGCTTCTCCCAGATTTTGCACTCTTGCTTTCCCCTGTTACCtcacttttttttcattctcaagATCTTTAGCTGTTTCCTCATGGTACCAAACTCAGTTTGTGTTAACTTGGATCCATATACTTGCCTTGATGGCTACCTGGGCAGCCAGAGGCCCCTAGGTGTTGCTTGTGCTGCTGTTGAGATTGCAGAGACAAATTGCTCTTGTTGCTGCTTCTGTATTTGCCCCAGGCTGCAGGTCCAGTTGCAGTGGCTGCTCTCAGTCTCTCATATGGTTCCTGACACATCCTAACATTGCtgtatgatatggtttgtctttgtctccacccaaatctcatctcgaattgtaatctgaattgtaatctccatgtgttgagggaggggcctggtggaaggtgattagatcatggaggaagtttcccccatgctattctcatgatagtaagggggttctcatgaaatctgatggttttaaaagggttTGGAAGttccctcctgctgccttgtgaagaaggtacctgcttccccattgccttccaccatgattgtaagtttcctgaggcctctccagccatgtagaactgtgagtcaattaaacctctttcctttataaattacccagtcactggtagtatctttatagcattgtgagaATGAGTGAATACACTGTACCTCAGGCCTTTACTGTTATTTTTGCATGTCTGcattagtcagctcaggctgctgtaacaaaataccatagactttCTGACTTAAACAGTAGAAATTTgtgttctcacagttctggaggctggaagtctgagtcTGTGATTTGCAAGAATGATTGGGTTCTAACAAgggttctcttcctggcttgcagatggtcacCTTCTCAGCTTGTCCTCATGTGGTGGGGGAGAAAGCACcagcaagctctctggtgtctcttcttataaggacagtaATCCCATCATGAGGTCTCTACTATCATGACTTCATCTGACCCTAATTATTTTGCTAAAGGCCCTGtcttcaaatatagtcacataCATTGGGAGAAAGGGTTTTCACACATGAATTTTGTGTGAAACTTTCAGTTTATAACACCTTTTAGCTTTAACAGGTTCCCTGTTGCTTCTGAGGAATGAAATATCATGGCTTTGCTTGGTCACTGACACATTTGTAACTTGTAAGTGCAATGGAATTAATTCACCATAGGTGTGGACTTTAACTAATGGAAGATAAGGAATCATTGGATAAATTGCCTTTCTTTTCCCCCAATATGGTCTGTGTTGAGAGAGCCCATTGGAAGACATCTGGGGCACTGAGCAGTCAGCTTGTGGGTAAGTTGGTGGCAGCTCAGTAATGCATTCCTTCCCTGCCTCACTCCATTTTTCTCTCACTCCTGGAAAGATAATACACTCTCTAGTATAATGCTTACACATGTAGTTTTGCCTCAGGCTGTTTTCTAGAGAATCCAAGCTAAGAAGACCAATATAAGGAATGGTCCTTGAAAGCAAACTCTCAGGGTAGGATTTGTCATTTGACTGTCTACCAGTCTGAAAGCAACAGGGATCACACTGCTGATGGTAAATAGAGTAGTGAAAACATCTGTCACATAGTGATGTACATTTACTAAAGATTTCCTACTGTTAATTGGGATGAGGTAAAAGTGAAGGAGAGGCAAGAATGCTTGATCAGCCTGGCAATATGGTAATATTATGGATTGTGGTGTGGGTTGGGTGATTTTGATGGCATTTGGAgcattgcaaaaagaaaataagctcaCGTCATTCAACTCCCTTAACTTAAAACATGATGCTAAATGCAGTCCTCCACAGTAGCTTAAAAAGAGAGTAAATTCCTGAAGCCAGAGGACTGATGAAAAATCAGGCCCAGAATATGTTATTAAGGGCAACCGAAATATAAGGAAGACTGAACGTGCAGTCTCCAGAGGTCACCTATGTCAAAGCAAATTCCATAGTAGAGAAAGTATGGGAGTTTAAGAGCTGGAAATGAGACATTTGGCTATATGAGCCTAACACaatggattttatattttctctgaacTTTCTAGGCTTGCAGAACCACCATCTTCCCAATGACAAAAGAGAATAGTTTCTCTTTGCTTGAGAATCGTGAAATGACCTCATCGAAGCAGGTGCCTTGGAAGAAGTTTCCTGTTATAAGATCTACTTTATCACTCTTCATTGCTTCTAGACCAGTGAGCTAACTTACCACCTTAAGAAAGTAGAAatagaagaacaaattaaacataAACAGATGAGAGGATATTTAGAAAAGGTAacagcagaaagcaaagaaaaatggacacaaaaattttaaaagtcataatttggttctaaaaattaacaaaatggataCACCTTCCTGCACAAACCAGCATTACAGAACAGGACAAAGCACACACAAATAACCAAGAATTAAAAGACATGACAAGTCCTATAGAAATGAAAGGATAATAAGGGGATGTCATGAACATTTATACTAACATTGGTATATTATTTTGACAGTTATGTTTAGAGGAAATTttggggaaaatagaaaaattttgaaaatacaaatcttAAATCTATATCTGTTAAAAATTGAacatgaaatagaaagaaaacccCCTCCACACCCAGGTTTCTTTCATGCAGAATtctgtcaaatatttaaaaaaaaaattacatgaatatTATCAGAAAATAGAGTATAATGGATTAGTTTCCAGTATATTTTGTGAGACAAGCAAAACACTGATATAAAAACCTGACATGGAATAAAAACCTATCATGAACATAAACATAactatttcatgaaaatattaataaactgaatccagcaatatataaatatgataatgcatcatgaccaagtggggtttattccaggaatgcaaggtagtttaacatttaaaaataagcagtatttcgcagcactttgggaggctgaggggaacagtttacctgaggtcaggagtttgagaccagcgtggccaatgtggtgaaactctgtctctactaaaaatacaaaaattagctgggtgtggtggtgtaagcctgtagtcctagctacttgggaggctgaggcaggagaattgcttgaacccaggaggtggaggttgcagtgagctgagattgtgccactacactccagcctgggtgacagagtgaggctccgtctcaaaaaaaaaaaaaaaaaaagaaagaaaaaaaaaactaaaataaaaataaaaacaagcaagtaTAGTATACTGCATCAGCAGCATAAGGGAGAAAAACCAGATGATTACCtaagtatatgaagaaaaataatttaccaaattCAACACGATTCTTGATGAAAACTTGCAACAAATTTCAATAGATGTGTACTTTTTCAACACAGTATCTGTGAGAAGTGTATGCTTAACATATTTcatgatgaaagactgaatacTATCCTCCTGAATTCAGAAACAAGCCCatgaatatatgcatatgtccaaactcaAACTGTCTACACAAAATAGGTGTAAGTTTTTGCGTatcaattacacctcaataaaactgttaatatAACGGTGAGAGACCATAGCAGGCGTTAGTTAGGATGTGAACATACTGAAACTCTCCTACACTTCTGGCgtgagaaatgtaaaatggtgcagctgctctAGAATAactttggcagttcctcaaatggtTAAACAGTCACCACATGACCAGTAactctacttctaggtatattcccaagagaaatgaaaacatatgtccacacaaacagTTGTACACGATGTTATAGTCACATTATCTGTGAttgccaaaaggtggaaacaacctaaacatCCGTCAACTcattaatggataaacaaaatgtggtatatgttcatacaatggaatattattcagccagaaaaaggaatgacatactgatatgctacagcatggatgaacctacaaagcattatgctaagtgaaagaagtcagtcccAAAGTACCATATATTATGTATTCATTCACATGAAAGTCTGGAGTAGGGAAATCTAGAGattcaggaagaagctgaatagtggttgcttagggctggTGAGGACAGGAGAATATGAAGGTGATAACTACAGCGTATGAGGTCTGGTTTTGAGGTGAggaaagtattctaaaattgactgtggtgatggttgcatgtATCTGTGGATATGCTAGaaaccattgaactgtacactttaaatgggcgAATTGTATAGTATTTGAATCATCTCAATAAAggtattaacaaaagaaaaagatcagaaacaagacaaggatgtctgctttACTAGTTTTATTCAACAATGTATTGGAGGTCCTAGCCagtacaataaaatttaaaaagctcaatatcaaGCAATCAAAACTCTAgcaatttttgtagaaatgaacaaattgattttgaaatatatatgggAATACAAAGAACCCAGAATAATAAGAACCACTGTGAAAGTATAGTGTTAGAAGACTTACGCTACTTCATTTGAGACTTACTTTAATACTATTATTAAGAAAGTGTAGTGTTGACACTTTCTTGATCACTTTCTTGATCTATTTGCCAAGGCAAgtcaatttggaaaagaaaatctttaacaAATAATGCTGAAACAATGGAATATTCAcgtgaaaaataaatcttgaacTCTAGGTTACaacatacacaatttttattcatGTTGGATCATAGGCCTAAAATTAAAAGctaaatctgtaaaacaaagcACTAACCATGAATAAAATTGATTATTTGGACTTCATCATAACTAAAAATTTCTTGTAATCAAAAGATACTAGTAAGAAAATGAAGGtcaggagctgtggctcatgcctgtaatcccagcacttggaaggctgaggtgggtggatcacttgagcccaggagtttgagaccagcctggggaacatggcaaaaccctgtctctccaaaaaaaaaaaaaaaaaaaaaaaaagaagaaaagaaaaactagctgggtgtggtggctcatgcctgtagtcccagctacctgggaagctgaggtgggaggactacttggagcctgggaagttgaggttgtagtgagccaagtttgcacaactgcactcccaccagggtaacagagcaagaccctgtatcaaaagaattaaaaaaaaaaaatcaaaaggcaagtcacaatattgaataaaatattttcactatgTATATCTGGCAAATGGCttatacccagaatatataaatagctagtacaaatcaacaaaataaaaaattagaagtggGAAAAGACTTCAACAAACATTCTACAGAAGGCATATGCATGAACAGAAAACATGTGAGAAGTTGTtcaacatcagagaaatgcaaactaaaatcacAAGAAGTTACTAGCTTACTTTTAGTCAATGGactggctaaaatgaaaaaaagaatgacaatatTAAGGAATGACCAGGATGTAGAACAGCTGGGAACTGTTATACATCACTGGTGAGATTAAAAAATGGTGCAATTACTTTGGAAAAGCAGGTTCTATTAACCTCTGACCCAGCCATTTCACTGCTAGGTTAAGAAATACtcacagcagttttattcataatagtaaaataTGGGAAACTCAGGTATCCAGAAGTAAACTTTGATATGttcatacaatggaaaattaCTTAACAATAAGAAGAAATTAACAGTTGATGCACATaacatgaatctcaaaaatattatgttgAGCCAAAGAAGTCAGACAAAGTATATACattgtgtaattccatttatgtgaattTCTGGAAtggtaaattaaattaaaattaaagcctTAGGCTTTGCTCCTGCACCTTACACCTAGGCATGGCCTTACCTGCATACAGAGATGGGGTGAGATGAGGTGTGGCCTGGGGCCTCATTTCTTCTGAGCAAGTTGGTGTTCTTTACCCACGGTCTCTGTGCTTACCCTAATCATATTAgtttgacctttgaacaacatgggttgAAATATGCAGGTCCACTTACAGGCAGATTATTTTTAACCAaacacagataaaaaatattGGAATTGTAGGATATAAAACCTGCAAATAAGGAGAGCcaactttttgtatatttctgttCTTAGGGCTCACTTGGCATATGCACAGATTTTGGTTTATATAGgattcctggaaccaatcctcccACATATAAGGAGAGACGACGGAAATAGTATGATTCACTTTGGCCACTGTCTCCTTATGTGTGTTTCCTCTAACAGTGAGCAGTCATCATGAGAGGAGGCTCTTTGACCTAATTTGCCCTAGGTTTTAGCAAAATATTTGGCCCATAGTACATGCTCAGTGAAAAGATAAAAACTATTCCAGAGAACCTTCCTAGATTTACATCATACCTTGTTACTTATTCTTGTGTACACTGGACAGTTTGCCCAGGATTCTCCTTCTTTTGTGGTTATCATCCCTATGGCTAATTGCTAAGTGCCttgtctctgcctctctgcctgATTCTATGTATGGGTGTGGGTGTGTTTCTCCCCAGTCAGATGTAGAACTTGATGAGGGAGGTATATATGTATTCCTATCAGAGTAGGAATACCTGTCTGTGGATGGAGGTTATTTCTCCTTGTCATACCAGTAGCTATATCTTTcccattttaacaatatcttcTGGAAGGTAGGAACAATGTCAGACAGCAGAATTGGATTCCCTGGGAGGCCATCATCAGTTTGGTAGCCATATTTCCCATTAGACAGGGGCTTCCTGAGCTTTGTAACCATATCTACATCATAAGTAAGAAACACCTGACAGATCTTTCACCATCTGATTTTACTGTTGCTCCTTATCAAAGTACGGGTACCATTGAGCATGGGTTTCTGTGTCCCTACCATGTTGGGAGCCACCAGTCTCCCCTGAAGGCTGAGGGGAGAAGAAGATAAAGGTTTCAGGTTGGAGTTGAAGACTATGACTGAGCAGGGCTCCACTTCAGAAGCCGGAGGGCCCCATCCCAGATCTGCTTGGTCCTTATACCATAGATGATGGGGTTGAGCATGGGTGGCACAACCAGGTAGAGGTCAGCTAGGAGGATGTGGATGTGCCGGGGCACGTGCTGGCCAAACCGCTGTGTGTAGAAGGAGAAGAGTCCTGGTGTGTAGAAGAGAAGGATGACACCCAGGTGGGAGCCACAAGTGCCAAAGGTCTTAGCCCTTGCCTCCTTGGAGGAGAGGCCTAACACAGCCCGGAGGATGAGTGCATAGGAGACAGCAATACAGATGGAGTCAGTGCCCACAACCAGTGTGGCAGCGATGATGCCATAGATGTTGTTTGGCTGTGTTCCTCCGCAAGCCAGCTTCACCACAGCCATGTGTTCACAGTAGGAGTGGGCCACCACTCGACTGCAGTACCTCAGTCTTGCCAGCAAGCAGGTGAGTGGGGTCATGAGTCCCAAGCCACGAAGCACAGCTGCAGCCCCCAGCTTGCCTACAGACTCTGGGGAGAGCAACAACCCATAGTGCAGAGGCCGGCAGATGGCTAAGTAGCGGTCAAAGGCCATTGCTAGCAGTATACCAGATTCTACAGCTGAGAAGCCATGGATAAAGAACATCTGGGCAGCACAGGCCCCAAAGGTGATCTCAGCATCCTTTGCCCAAAACAGTGCAAGGAGCTTGGGCACAGTGGAGGTGCAGAGGACCAGGTCAATGGTGGATAGCATGCAGAGGAACAGGTACATGGGCTGGTGCAATACAGGCTCTGAATGTACCACTAGCAGCACCACCATGTTTCCCAGCACTACCAGGGCATACATGGAGCAGAAGGGAAAAGCAATCCAAAAGTGGGATGCCTCCAGGCCTGGAATTCCCA
The genomic region above belongs to Papio anubis isolate 15944 chromosome 12, Panubis1.0, whole genome shotgun sequence and contains:
- the LOC101018031 gene encoding putative olfactory receptor 52P1, whose translation is MKLTNHSHQNPTSFLLMGIPGLEASHFWIAFPFCSMYALVVLGNMVVLLVVHSEPVLHQPMYLFLCMLSTIDLVLCTSTVPKLLALFWAKDAEITFGACAAQMFFIHGFSAVESGILLAMAFDRYLAICRPLHYGLLLSPESVGKLGAAAVLRGLGLMTPLTCLLARLRYCSRVVAHSYCEHMAVVKLACGGTQPNNIYGIIAATLVVGTDSICIAVSYALILRAVLGLSSKEARAKTFGTCGSHLGVILLFYTPGLFSFYTQRFGQHVPRHIHILLADLYLVVPPMLNPIIYGIRTKQIWDGALRLLKWSPAQS